The following is a genomic window from Coriobacteriaceae bacterium.
ATGGGGTCTTCCAAGATGTCGAGCACCACGGGTGTGGCGAAATACAGCACGATAGCGGCGGCAAACACCGACACGACCACGATGGTCAGGCGGCGACGGAGCTCTCCCAGGTGATCGAAGAGCGGCATTCGCGCAGGTCCAATAGGCATTACTCATCGCCTCCCTTCGGGGCATCGGCAGCGGCATCGTCCTCGGCCTCGAGCTCGCGGGCGAGCTGGTCGACGACGGCCTTGCGCTTGCGGGGACGACGGGCGTAGAGGTCAGCCGTCGTGGGCTCTGCCGGCTCGGGCTCGGGCTCTGCAGCAGACTCGGGCTCGACGGCATCAGCAGCAACGGCAGGCTCTGCACCCTCGGCCTCCTCGGCAATACCTTCGACCTCGGTGGCACCCTCACTTGCGACCTTCTCGGCAGCAAGACGGGCGCGACGCTCGGCAAAGGTCTCCTTCTTGGCGGGCGCTGCCGTCTCGGCAGCATCCTCGTCCGCATCGGAATCATCGTCGACAGCAGCGGCCTTCTTGGGCTTGACCGGGGCCGACGCGGCCTCGCTCACCGGATCGATAATCTCGGACTGAACAACGGCCGTCATCTTTTCCTGCGTCTCGCGGAACTGACGGATGGCACGGCCGATCGTGCGGCCCATCTGCGGGAGCTTATCCGGGCCAAACAGCAAAAAGCCGAAGACCACGATGATCGCGAGCTCACCCTCTCCAATACCAAACACACATACCTCCAAGGCTCGATGTGAGTCGAGCCCGCACCGCGCCATTCGGCCGGAACTCGTCTATTCATTCGGTCAAGTATAGCGCCCGGACGCCAAAACGTCCGAGCGCATCATAAACATATGCCAAACGGCACGCCCTTTTGGGGGCAAAAATTATGCAGCGGTGATCGAAATCTCCTGGTCAACACCCAACAGCTGAACCACGCGCATCACCGGAGGCTGCACATTGGTGCAGCTAAAGCGCTTGCCGTGGTCGACCGCGTGGTGCGCGGCGCCCACGAGCACGCCAATGCCCGTCGAATCGATGTAGCTCACCTGGGCGAAATCGAGCTCAACGGCCTCAGTGGGCTGCTCGAGCGCCAGGTCGATGGCATTGCGCAGGCTATCGGCGTTAGAGATATCGATCTCGCCGGTTACCTTAATGGTGTAGAGCTCTGGCGTGGGGTTGGTGGAAATACCCAAATCCATGTATACGCTCCTTTACGTATCGAAAGTGCGGATAGTACGGGAAGTCGCGCGTTAGGCGCGCTCGGCACGCGCGAGCTCGGCAGCGACGAGCTTGACGGCCAGCACCAGCACGTCGAGCGCGGCCTCCAGGTCCTCGACCGTGGGATAGCTCGGTGCGATGCGGATGTTAGTGTCGCGCGGGTCCTTGCCATAGGGCCAAGTGGCACCGGCCGGCGTGAGCTTGACGCCCAGTTCGGCGCAAAGCGCGGCGACCTTCTGGGCCGAGCCCTCGGGACCATCGAAGCTCACAAAGTAACCGCCGCGGGGATGCGTCCAGGTGGCACAGCCCGTGTCGCCCAGGCCCTCGGTGAGCTTGCGCTCGACGGCCTCAAAGCGCGGGCGCAGGAACTCGGCATGCTTTTTCATGTGCTCCTTAACCGCCTCGATGGTGGGAAGGAAACTTACATGGCGCAGCTGGTTGAGCTTGTCGGCGCTGATCAGGCCGGCCTTCAGACGCTTGGAGAACTCGGCGATGACCGCGGGGCTCGCGCCGATAAAGCCGATGCCGGCGCCCGGGAAGGTGATTTTGGACGTCGAGGCAAAGGCCACCACACGGTCCTCGGTGCCCGCCGTGCGAGCGAGGTCAAAGATGTTTGCGAGCTCGTCGGTCTCGTCGTACAGGTCGTGCACGCAGTAGGCGTTGTCCCAGAAGATGCGAAAATCGGGCGCGGCCGTGGGCATCTCGACTAGGCGGCGCACGGTGTCCTCGCTAAAGGTGATGCCCGTGGGGTTGGAATACTTGGGCACGCACCAGATACCCTTGATGGAGTCGTCGGCAGCAACCAGGCGCTCGACCTCGTCCATGTCGGGGCCGTTGTCGGTCATCGCAACGGGGACATTCTCGATACCCAGATCGGCGGTGATGCCAAAGTGGCGATCGTAGCCGGGAACGGGGCACAGGAACTTGACCTTCTTGCCGTCGTGCGCGGCCTCGTAGGCGTCCCAGGGCTCGCTGCCGCACGAGCCACAGCGCCAGAACATACCGGCGATATCGTGCTCGATCAGCAGGCTCGACGAGCCCAGTACGAGCGTCTGCTCGGCAGGGCAACCCAGGAACTCCCCCGCCAGCTTGCGTGCCGAGGGAATGCCCTCAAAGCAGCCGTAGTTGGAACAGTCAACGTTGCCGTCGTGCAGATCGGCATCGGCATTGAGGATATCGAGCATGGGTCGAGAGATGTCCACCTGGGAGGGCGACGGCTTGCCGCGGGCCATGTCGAGCGCCAGGCCCTTGGCCTTGACCTCGGCGACCTCGGCTTTGAGCGCCTCGATGGCGGCATCGAGTTCGGTGGTTTCCATCTTCTGGTAGATCGTCTGCATGGGTGCGACCTTTCGCGAAGCGGTACGTTGCAGTTCGTCTAAGTATAGACCGCCATCGTCGCAACGTTATGAAGCCGTGATAGATTAAGTTCATCGCAATCAATTACGAATCGCCGCGCATGCCAGCGTGGGGCGCCCAAGGAGGCACTATGGAGTACGGATCGTTTCAGGCCGAGGAATTCGGCGACTTGCAGCGCCTGGTCGACGGACTGTTTTACGACCGCCACGCCATCGACCGCCTGGATCTGATCGTACAGGCCGAAATCTTGGACCTGGCGCCCGACCTCATGGAGATCGTGAACCTTTTGCCGCCCGGCTACTACGACCGCCAGTCGCTTTGCGACCAGCTTAACTCGGCCCTAGCCGCCCACGGCTGGGGCGCCGTCTACGGAACGGTGGAATAAGCCTCGAGGCCGGCGATTTGGCCCGCTTCCCAACCTTGGCGAGGCTTGTTTTAGGGCTTGTGGCCAAAAAAGGGCAAATATGAGTACTGTTACCTTTTTAGTAGCAGCGATTCTTGGTCGAAATCGGCAAAACTCGACTTGAAACTTCCTAATCACCGTCAGCTAGCGCCAAATTGGAAGTCGATGGTCACTCATTAACGTACAGTTCTTATAACCTTGTTCATTATTTTCCGCACCTAAAATGATACGCCGTTTGTGACAGTACTCACAAACGGCGTTTTTTGACCACTGGCGTGTCTGGCAGGCGGCAAGCACCGCCCGAATCCGCATTTTGAACGCGCCCGAATCGGTTCTGGAGCCGGTTTTCGCGCTCTTACTCGTCTTTGGGCGCGGGATGCTTGCAGACCACGCTCATATAGATCATGCCCAGCACGGCCGCGGTGACAGAGCCGGCAAGAATGGCGGCCTTTGCGGCCAGAACCTCAAACTGGGCCGTCGGGAAGGCAAGGCCGCTGATGAGAATCGACATGGTAAAGCCGATACCGCCCAGAATGCCCACGCCGGCAATCATGTGCCAGTTGACATTGTGCGGCAGCTCGCAGGCCTTAAGCTTAACCAAGGCAAACGTCATGCCAAAGATACCGATCGGCTTGCCCAGCAGCATGCCAAAGTACACGCCGAGCGTCACCGGGTCGGTGAGCAGCGTGCTCATGTCCACGCCCACCAGGCGAACCTGTGCGTTCACGAACGCAAAGATCGGCAGAATCACAAAGTTGACCGGCGTGGAGATCAGACGCTCCATGCGGATGAGCGGCGGGGTCACGCGGTGCATGACGCGCTCGACCCTGGTGGTCGAGACGGTAAAGTCATGCTGGCCCAAGATGTGCGCCTCGTCGTCGTAGCGGTCATCGAGCAGCGGTAGGCACTCGCCCAGCCAATCGGTGAGACTATCGAGCTTGACGCCGCACTTGGCCGGAATGGTGAAGGCCAGGATGACGCCAGCAAGCGTGGCATGTACGCCGCTCTTGAACATGCAGAACCACAACAGCAGCCCCAGTACCGAATACGGGGCAAGGCGGTAATGCTGCGTCTTGTTGAGCCACACGAGCGCGCAGGTCACAAGCGCGGCGGCGCCCAACCAAAACGGATTGGGGCTCTGACCGTAGAAGATGGCGATGGCGGCGATGGAGATCAGGTCGTCGGCGATAGCGAGCGTCGAGAAGAACACGCGCACGCCGTTGGGAACGCGGTTGCCCAAAAGCGACAGCACGCCCAGCGCAAAGGCAATATCGGTTGCCATGGGGATGGCCCAACCGTTGCGGGCGCCGGCATGGTTAAAGATCAGGTAGATGCAAGCGGGAACGACAACGCCGCCCACGGCCGCCAGCATGGGAAGCATGGCCTGACGCGGATTCTTGAGCTCACCGACCGTCATCTCGTACTTAAGCTCGATGCCCACCAACAAAAAGAAAATCGCCATGAGGAAGTCGTTGACGAAAAGCTCAACGGTGAGACCGGCCGTAAGGTTGCCCAGACCCACATACAGCGGGGTCTCCAAAAAGTGATGGATGGCCTCGTAGGCATCGGTATTGGCGCAGATGACGGCGGCGATGGCGGCGATCACCATGACGGCGGCAGAAATGGTGCCGTTCTCGGCAATGCGCTCCCAAATGTCGTGA
Proteins encoded in this region:
- a CDS encoding twin-arginine translocase TatA/TatE family subunit encodes the protein MFGIGEGELAIIVVFGFLLFGPDKLPQMGRTIGRAIRQFRETQEKMTAVVQSEIIDPVSEAASAPVKPKKAAAVDDDSDADEDAAETAAPAKKETFAERRARLAAEKVASEGATEVEGIAEEAEGAEPAVAADAVEPESAAEPEPEPAEPTTADLYARRPRKRKAVVDQLARELEAEDDAAADAPKGGDE
- a CDS encoding STAS domain-containing protein, which produces MDLGISTNPTPELYTIKVTGEIDISNADSLRNAIDLALEQPTEAVELDFAQVSYIDSTGIGVLVGAAHHAVDHGKRFSCTNVQPPVMRVVQLLGVDQEISITAA
- a CDS encoding aminotransferase class I/II-fold pyridoxal phosphate-dependent enzyme, whose protein sequence is MQTIYQKMETTELDAAIEALKAEVAEVKAKGLALDMARGKPSPSQVDISRPMLDILNADADLHDGNVDCSNYGCFEGIPSARKLAGEFLGCPAEQTLVLGSSSLLIEHDIAGMFWRCGSCGSEPWDAYEAAHDGKKVKFLCPVPGYDRHFGITADLGIENVPVAMTDNGPDMDEVERLVAADDSIKGIWCVPKYSNPTGITFSEDTVRRLVEMPTAAPDFRIFWDNAYCVHDLYDETDELANIFDLARTAGTEDRVVAFASTSKITFPGAGIGFIGASPAVIAEFSKRLKAGLISADKLNQLRHVSFLPTIEAVKEHMKKHAEFLRPRFEAVERKLTEGLGDTGCATWTHPRGGYFVSFDGPEGSAQKVAALCAELGVKLTPAGATWPYGKDPRDTNIRIAPSYPTVEDLEAALDVLVLAVKLVAAELARAERA
- the nhaA gene encoding Na+/H+ antiporter NhaA, with amino-acid sequence MAATEQLFNVRERKRFERHDIWERIAENGTISAAVMVIAAIAAVICANTDAYEAIHHFLETPLYVGLGNLTAGLTVELFVNDFLMAIFFLLVGIELKYEMTVGELKNPRQAMLPMLAAVGGVVVPACIYLIFNHAGARNGWAIPMATDIAFALGVLSLLGNRVPNGVRVFFSTLAIADDLISIAAIAIFYGQSPNPFWLGAAALVTCALVWLNKTQHYRLAPYSVLGLLLWFCMFKSGVHATLAGVILAFTIPAKCGVKLDSLTDWLGECLPLLDDRYDDEAHILGQHDFTVSTTRVERVMHRVTPPLIRMERLISTPVNFVILPIFAFVNAQVRLVGVDMSTLLTDPVTLGVYFGMLLGKPIGIFGMTFALVKLKACELPHNVNWHMIAGVGILGGIGFTMSILISGLAFPTAQFEVLAAKAAILAGSVTAAVLGMIYMSVVCKHPAPKDE